From the genome of Porphyromonadaceae bacterium W3.11:
GAGTCGCCACTAATACCATAAATCCAGATGATGTTGGAGCTGTTGAAGTCTTAGAAAACCATCAACCTATCAAGGCGATGAATGATATCTCTTTTTCACAAAATCCAGCAATCAACATAAAGCTCAAAGAAGATGCCAAAAGTCGTTTGGTAGGTACTAGTAATCTCGGAGCTGGTTATTTAAATCACTCTCCGGCATTCTTGTGGGATGCACAATTATCCCTAATGCGTTTTAAGAAAAGCAAGCAGATGCTGGCTACTGCTAAAACTTCTAATGTAGGACGTCCAGCCTCCTCTATCAATAGAGAACTTGAGCTCAGTGAAGAATCTTCTAGATGGTCTGATAATTACTCATTATCGGCCCCTTTTAGTATCTCAGGAAAGAATCCCAATCAGCTCGGACAAGAAAAAACTCGAATAGGTCCCACTCATATGGCTAGTATAAACAATCTCTGGGGCCTAAGTGAAGATATAGATCTAACTAGTCGGGTAAACTATAGCCACCAGACTGATGATAGCCAAAATACTCACAATCTTATATACTATTTTAAGGAGGGAGAGGAGATCATTGAGAGTGAAGAAAATGCACATGACAGAAATAATCACTTGTCCATTGAAACCAATCTGCTCGTGAATAAGTCTCACCTTTACGTGAAAAATAGGCTGATTGGTCGTTATGATTGGGATAAGTCAAATCTTAATACTCTCGGTACTTTCCCTAATGAGCAAAGAGTCAGTGCTAAAAATGGGGTGATAGAGAACAATTTGGATTTCCTGATACGAAAGGGGCAAAAAGGATATGCGGTACATTCATATATTAAATGAGACTGTTGCACATTCGAGTTTAGACGTTTTTGACTGACTTTTTGCAGATTTTCGTCTTGTCTTTCTTGAAAAATCGCCTTGTTTTTTGATTATTCTCCTCTGTAAAAGCTCTAAATATGAGCTTTTACAGAGGATTTCTAGTACTTATCTCATAACAAGTGCTCCTCTTATAGAGGCTTCTTCATTTTTCAATAATGTATTGAGGTATAACTGGGGAGCTCTTTTGATGTTGTAGCAAATGGCTTCAAGTATATTTTGTGCATGCGTCTTAGCTAACCCTCGATATCGGCACCTCCCTCCGTGAAACCAGCGCCTGATACTTCCAAAAGTACGCTCAATTTTATTTCGATACTGGCTTATCTGTCGGTTGAATTCTTTATCTTTATCACTAAGTGGCTTCCCCTTTGTCGCTTTTCTCATTATCCCATCTTTGAGCCCGTGACCAGATAAATGTTCTCTATTGGCCTTGGAGGTGTACCCTTTATCGGCTAATACCATTACTCCTTTTTGAAGGGCTCCTTTCTCTATGAGAGTTGGAAATTCTGTGGTGTCTGAGACATTGGCAGATGTGGTGGTAAGGGTATGCACAAGTCCTTCACCGTCTGTCAAGACATGTTTCTTGTACCCATATCTAAACTTCTTACATTTTACCACCCAGCGAGCTTCAGTATCCACACCTAGTTTCGCGCTACCCACTTTTACTTGATAGCTCCGCTCTTCCTCTTTAGCTTCTTCGCTTCTGGTGTCCTCTCTATCCTCGGCGACTTCTATCTTGACAGAACCATCGGGGGCATATGGGCTATCAACTATACTTGCATCAACCAATGCTCCCGTCTCAATCTTCATAATCCCATGGCGTTGTAGCTGCTTATTGAGAAGGCTCAAAAGTTTATCCCACAAGCCTTTCTCTACAATCGCATTGCGAAAACGACAAATGGTGCTGTGATCGGGAGAGACGTGTTCCATATCAATGTCAAGAAACTTACCAAAGCTGATGGAGTCGTTAATACGTTCTTCAACGGCTCGGTCACTCAAATTATACCACGTCTCTAAAAGCAGGATCTTAAACATTAGGACTCCATCATAAGTAGGTTCGCCTTTCGCTTCAGCTCTCTTATTTAGCTTTTTATTTATGAGCGTTTGAAATGGTCTCCAATCAATGAGTTTGTCAATTTGCTCTAGAAACTCATTGCGTGCTCTAGAACTTCTCAATTCGGTAAACACCTCAGTAAATGAGGGTGCATTGTTGCTCGTTTGCTTGAATCCCATAACTATTGTCGCTATAAATCAATACTATATTCTCCCCTTAATTACACACTAAAGATACTAATAATCAATGATATACGCAATAATTTTAGCCGGTTTTTCGTGCAACATTCTCTAAATGGCAAAAGCAACCAAGCGTTTTAAGAATACGGAAGGGGGATAATCATATCAAACAAGATATTTCTTCACAGTTATTCTTTAGCAATACTAATACTCGTCTAAGTTATATCTTCAATGGGCATGAATTCTCAACCAAATTAGGTATTTCAACCATGCGACGCCAATTTCAAAGTGATTTGGTAGGCTTTGAATTGGATTTGTCACCGTTGGATAATAATCTTTCGGTTAATTCTTTTCAGATATATGGTATTCCCGCATTTAGCTTCCATTTTAATGCGTTTGAAGGCGATTTAAGCTTGCCTATTTATTGGACATCATATACTTTTAAAAACGACGAGAAAAGGAATGAACAAAGCTTTGCCTTTGCACCTATGGCTCAGTTAGCTCTTCAAGCAACGAATCGATTAAAGTTCAAGGGTATCGCAAAATATTTCAGTGGTATCCTCAATGATCAGGAATGGTATGATGGCTATGTTTTAAGAAACTATCATGTTCTGTCTTTAGGGCTAAATGAATTGAATAAACATGATAATTTTAATGCTTCTATTGGTGCGGACTATAAGAACGCTTTAGACGCACTCTTTGCCAATATCTCTTTCGGCTTTTCTCATTTGAAATCGACTCAAATGAATAGCCGTGACTTTAAAGAGGGCTATATGATATACAAACTTATTCCTCAGATCAATAGCGGCTCTATGTTCACTTTAAGTGGAAACTCTAGCAAAGGATTGATGTGGTGGCATACGACGTTGGGTATTAGAGGTTTTTATTCATTTGGAAAGCAAGAGGTTTATCTGCAAGATGAACTAACATCTTATCAATTCCGTAATGCAA
Proteins encoded in this window:
- a CDS encoding TonB-dependent receptor; its protein translation is MKRKLYILTVLYIFTCVVLNAQIGGQIIDKKDGTPIPGAIVTLTKENTKGAIAYCRSDDEGHFSIKVEPREGLTLRVSMLGYSTDSTKVVSQKNYYVIKIAEEATVLNEVVVTAEPIRAQGDTVTYLVSNFSEIQDKSLADVLKKMPGIEVGDRGQIKYQGVSINRFYIEGRDMLGERYGVATNTINPDDVGAVEVLENHQPIKAMNDISFSQNPAINIKLKEDAKSRLVGTSNLGAGYLNHSPAFLWDAQLSLMRFKKSKQMLATAKTSNVGRPASSINRELELSEESSRWSDNYSLSAPFSISGKNPNQLGQEKTRIGPTHMASINNLWGLSEDIDLTSRVNYSHQTDDSQNTHNLIYYFKEGEEIIESEENAHDRNNHLSIETNLLVNKSHLYVKNRLIGRYDWDKSNLNTLGTFPNEQRVSAKNGVIENNLDFLIRKGQKGYAVHSYIK
- a CDS encoding IS5 family transposase → MGFKQTSNNAPSFTEVFTELRSSRARNEFLEQIDKLIDWRPFQTLINKKLNKRAEAKGEPTYDGVLMFKILLLETWYNLSDRAVEERINDSISFGKFLDIDMEHVSPDHSTICRFRNAIVEKGLWDKLLSLLNKQLQRHGIMKIETGALVDASIVDSPYAPDGSVKIEVAEDREDTRSEEAKEEERSYQVKVGSAKLGVDTEARWVVKCKKFRYGYKKHVLTDGEGLVHTLTTTSANVSDTTEFPTLIEKGALQKGVMVLADKGYTSKANREHLSGHGLKDGIMRKATKGKPLSDKDKEFNRQISQYRNKIERTFGSIRRWFHGGRCRYRGLAKTHAQNILEAICYNIKRAPQLYLNTLLKNEEASIRGALVMR